The following proteins are co-located in the Trichormus variabilis 0441 genome:
- a CDS encoding sensor histidine kinase codes for MNWSNWVYLGAGLLFGLGVRGLFARSTNSTASQSTVTPEEQEYTLQLQQQLQQTQLAYEMAQEMSQFKGGFLARTTHELRSPLNGLIGLHQLILSDLCEDPAEEHEFIAQAHERALKLLHLMDEILNVAKAEHGNNKLDIQPNSLAEILQEVYKLTYMLAVDRNLKLQISPPDPEIYVLADARWLRQVLLNLVDTAIGQMQEGSIFISAKLAPESKDVSIWLDLPSHTVVKSESIDLLQMTDESSPKDKQNTRLSPSMKLLLNQKLLTVMGGKLEILPSSESHPAEQLTRLELSIPLAIPEAELL; via the coding sequence ATGAATTGGAGCAACTGGGTATATCTAGGAGCAGGATTATTATTTGGGCTTGGCGTTCGTGGTTTATTTGCGCGGTCTACAAATAGCACTGCCAGCCAGTCTACAGTCACACCGGAGGAGCAAGAGTACACATTACAACTCCAGCAACAGCTCCAACAAACACAGCTAGCCTACGAAATGGCGCAAGAGATGAGCCAGTTTAAAGGGGGTTTCTTAGCGAGGACTACCCATGAATTGCGATCGCCTCTCAATGGTCTCATTGGTTTACATCAGTTAATTTTGTCTGATCTTTGTGAAGATCCAGCAGAGGAGCACGAATTTATTGCCCAAGCTCATGAGAGAGCTTTAAAACTGCTGCATCTCATGGATGAAATCCTCAATGTTGCCAAGGCAGAACACGGTAACAATAAGTTGGATATTCAGCCAAATTCTTTAGCCGAAATTTTACAAGAAGTATATAAATTAACTTATATGCTGGCGGTAGACCGCAATTTAAAATTGCAGATTTCACCTCCCGACCCAGAGATTTATGTTTTGGCAGATGCAAGATGGCTACGACAAGTCCTGTTAAACTTAGTGGACACTGCCATTGGTCAAATGCAGGAAGGAAGTATCTTTATTTCTGCAAAGCTTGCACCTGAAAGCAAAGATGTTTCTATTTGGTTAGATTTACCTAGTCATACTGTAGTTAAAAGTGAATCGATTGATTTACTTCAAATGACTGACGAATCTTCGCCGAAAGATAAACAGAACACTCGTCTTTCTCCGAGTATGAAGCTGTTACTTAATCAAAAACTGCTAACGGTGATGGGAGGAAAGTTAGAAATCCTCCCCTCTTCTGAATCTCACCCAGCAGAGCAATTAACTAGACTAGAATTGTCTATCCCCCTAGCGATTCCTGAAGCTGAACTTCTGTAG
- a CDS encoding L-threonylcarbamoyladenylate synthase — MTSVSLAALIAGVRTGGLVSFPTDTVPALATLPEQAGLIFAAKQRSQDKPLILMAASAEDLWPYVEGSEQDQQIWEQVVSQYWPGALTLVLPASKRVPKVMNPIDPTTIGIRVPKNAIAQKILSQTGPLATTSANFSGQPALLTMAEIDAQFPSVLTLESTALEMEGIGLPSTVAKWTGENWQILRQGAVSLGV, encoded by the coding sequence TTGACTAGTGTTTCATTAGCAGCATTAATCGCTGGTGTGCGTACTGGCGGTTTAGTTAGTTTCCCTACGGATACGGTACCGGCGCTGGCGACTCTACCAGAACAAGCAGGATTGATTTTTGCTGCTAAACAGCGCAGTCAGGACAAACCTTTAATTTTGATGGCTGCAAGTGCAGAAGATTTGTGGCCTTATGTAGAAGGTAGTGAGCAAGATCAGCAAATTTGGGAACAAGTAGTCAGTCAATATTGGCCGGGAGCGTTGACATTAGTATTACCAGCTAGTAAGCGCGTTCCCAAAGTGATGAATCCGATTGATCCAACAACTATTGGTATTCGTGTGCCTAAGAATGCGATCGCTCAAAAGATTTTGTCACAAACTGGACCTCTGGCCACTACTAGCGCTAATTTCTCAGGACAGCCGGCTTTACTAACAATGGCAGAGATTGATGCTCAGTTTCCCTCGGTGTTGACACTGGAATCAACAGCGTTAGAAATGGAGGGAATTGGCTTACCTTCTACTGTTGCCAAATGGACAGGGGAAAATTGGCAAATATTGCGGCAAGGAGCAGTCAGTTTAGGGGTGTAG
- a CDS encoding helix-turn-helix domain-containing protein gives MDMQVLRERAGLSRAEVAFRLAISETSVRNWEAGRTEPTMTPKKYVDALRIFKCTPEELASASEKSINQRHKRKPGRPRRFPENSIVQVTDSPVCS, from the coding sequence ATGGATATGCAAGTCCTGAGAGAGCGTGCGGGTCTCAGCCGTGCAGAAGTTGCCTTCAGGCTTGCAATCAGTGAAACCAGTGTCCGCAATTGGGAAGCTGGACGCACTGAGCCAACAATGACACCAAAAAAATATGTGGATGCTCTACGTATATTCAAATGTACACCGGAAGAACTAGCATCTGCCAGCGAAAAATCCATTAATCAGCGTCATAAACGCAAGCCAGGAAGGCCGAGACGTTTCCCTGAAAATTCTATAGTTCAGGTAACTGATTCCCCTGTTTGCAGTTAG
- a CDS encoding Uma2 family endonuclease: MTQTLRKVITFDEFAAWYPDNPRQRCELHDGVIIEISPPTGDHEEIVGFLATKLTLEYSHLNFPYFIPKTAFVKPVEGESAYSPDILILNRPNLVNEPRWKKESTVSQAASIPLVIEVVSSNWRDDYHKKYADYEQMGIPEYWIVDYAALGGREFIGKPKQPTILVCCLHDGEYQIHKFRGNDRIQSATFPELNLTVEQIFQAGNPST; the protein is encoded by the coding sequence ATGACTCAAACTTTACGTAAAGTAATCACATTTGATGAGTTTGCGGCTTGGTATCCAGACAACCCAAGACAACGCTGTGAATTACATGATGGAGTAATTATTGAAATCTCACCACCCACGGGCGACCATGAAGAGATAGTTGGATTTTTAGCTACAAAGCTCACATTAGAATACAGTCACTTAAATTTTCCCTATTTCATACCCAAGACAGCGTTTGTCAAACCCGTGGAGGGTGAATCAGCTTATTCTCCAGACATACTGATATTAAATCGCCCCAATTTAGTCAATGAACCACGTTGGAAAAAAGAATCAACGGTGAGTCAAGCAGCCTCAATTCCCTTGGTAATTGAAGTAGTGAGTAGTAATTGGCGTGATGATTATCACAAGAAATATGCTGACTATGAGCAGATGGGAATCCCTGAATATTGGATTGTAGATTACGCTGCTTTAGGTGGGAGGGAGTTTATTGGCAAGCCGAAACAACCTACTATATTAGTTTGCTGTTTACATGATGGTGAATATCAGATTCATAAATTTCGGGGAAATGACCGTATCCAGTCCGCAACATTCCCAGAGTTGAATTTGACTGTAGAGCAGATTTTTCAAGCCGGAAATCCATCTACCTAA
- the secD gene encoding protein translocase subunit SecD: MQRQRSLLALIVVLLIAAIAVIFTIPIPLGLDLRGGSQITILVKPTAEIKQITERELNGVKSVVEGRINGLGVSEPVIQTVGADKILVQLPGVNDPEQAERVLGGTAQLEFRKQKPGTETQLLAFQASRLELQAKQAELKKSNDKAAVNKNLEDLQKNNQAIAELFESTNPPLDGKHLQDAYGEPTQGSSNWNVAIRFDQKGGELFAELTKNLAGTGRSIGIFLDNELISAPNVGIEFASTGITGGSAVITGRFTAQQANDLGVQLRGGALPVPVEIAEIRTVGATLGQDSIKSSIYAGLGGLALVLIFMVVYYRLPGLIADIALVIYAILTWASFALLGITLTLPGIAGFILSIGMAVDANVLIFERTREELQAGKSLYRSVESGFYRAFSSILDGNLTTVIACAALFWLGAGLVKGFALTLALGVAVSMFSAITCSRTFMFLAISIPSLRKPELFCPNLPGTSASNKTEVAK; this comes from the coding sequence ATGCAGAGACAGCGATCGCTATTAGCGTTGATTGTAGTTTTATTAATCGCCGCCATTGCGGTGATCTTCACAATTCCCATACCCTTGGGACTAGATTTGCGGGGAGGCTCACAGATCACAATTCTGGTGAAACCAACAGCCGAAATTAAGCAAATCACCGAACGTGAACTGAATGGGGTCAAAAGTGTCGTTGAAGGCCGAATTAATGGTCTTGGTGTTTCTGAACCCGTAATTCAAACTGTAGGGGCAGATAAGATCCTTGTACAGTTACCAGGGGTAAACGACCCAGAACAAGCGGAACGGGTGCTGGGAGGTACAGCACAACTAGAATTCCGTAAACAAAAACCAGGGACTGAAACCCAACTACTAGCATTTCAAGCATCAAGATTAGAACTGCAAGCAAAACAAGCAGAATTAAAAAAAAGTAACGATAAAGCCGCAGTTAATAAAAATTTAGAAGATTTACAAAAAAATAATCAAGCGATCGCTGAGTTATTTGAAAGCACCAATCCACCCCTTGATGGTAAACACTTGCAAGATGCCTATGGTGAACCAACTCAAGGTAGTAGCAATTGGAATGTGGCTATTCGTTTTGACCAAAAAGGCGGCGAACTATTTGCCGAACTGACGAAAAATCTTGCCGGGACTGGACGTAGCATTGGGATCTTTTTAGATAACGAACTGATAAGCGCTCCCAATGTAGGTATAGAGTTTGCTTCTACCGGGATTACTGGTGGTTCGGCTGTGATTACGGGTAGATTTACAGCACAACAAGCCAATGATTTAGGTGTGCAGTTACGTGGTGGTGCTTTGCCTGTACCAGTAGAAATTGCCGAAATTCGCACAGTTGGCGCAACCTTAGGTCAAGACAGCATCAAAAGCAGTATCTATGCTGGACTTGGTGGTTTGGCTTTAGTACTCATATTTATGGTTGTGTACTACAGGCTGCCAGGATTAATTGCCGATATCGCCTTAGTTATCTACGCTATCTTAACCTGGGCTAGTTTCGCGCTGTTAGGTATAACCTTGACCTTACCAGGCATCGCAGGTTTCATTCTCAGTATCGGCATGGCAGTAGATGCCAACGTGCTAATTTTTGAGCGCACACGGGAAGAACTACAGGCTGGTAAATCCTTGTATCGTTCTGTAGAATCCGGCTTTTACCGCGCTTTCTCCAGCATCTTAGATGGTAACCTGACAACAGTCATTGCTTGTGCTGCCTTATTCTGGTTGGGGGCTGGTCTAGTCAAAGGTTTTGCTTTAACCTTGGCATTGGGTGTCGCCGTGAGTATGTTTAGCGCCATTACCTGTAGTCGCACCTTCATGTTTTTGGCAATCAGTATTCCTAGTTTGCGTAAACCAGAACTCTTCTGTCCCAACCTACCAGGAACAAGTGCATCGAATAAGACTGAGGTGGCTAAATGA
- the secF gene encoding protein translocase subunit SecF — protein MKLSINKSRSLWWILSSVITLVGLISMLISWQNPDIRAPLRPSLDFIGGTRLQFERDCTKPGNCDQPIDINVVREVAKAQGLGDSSIQIVTDRETGAENGISIRTKTLEREERTNLQNALSEKIGSFDEQKNQFDTVGPTLGRELFTSGMIALIVSFAGIVIYLNFRFQLDYAVFAIIALFHDVLITAGIFSIFGLVFGTEVDSLFIVALLTITGFSVNDTVVIYDRIRETLKLEPNRPIADIVDDAVNQTLGRSINTTLTTMLPLFAIYLFGGETLKNFALALIFGFLAGAYSSIFIASTLLTLWRERTSSSTVLPNTEVADTQ, from the coding sequence ATGAAACTAAGTATAAATAAATCGCGATCGCTTTGGTGGATTCTTTCTAGTGTCATCACCCTGGTTGGTCTGATTTCAATGTTGATCTCTTGGCAAAACCCTGATATTCGCGCTCCCTTACGTCCAAGTTTGGATTTTATCGGTGGTACGAGATTACAGTTTGAAAGGGACTGCACCAAACCAGGAAACTGCGACCAACCGATTGATATTAACGTTGTGCGGGAAGTAGCCAAAGCCCAAGGTTTAGGTGACAGCAGTATTCAAATTGTCACTGATAGAGAAACAGGCGCAGAAAACGGCATCTCAATCCGCACCAAAACCTTAGAGCGTGAGGAACGGACTAATTTACAAAATGCCTTAAGTGAAAAAATTGGGTCTTTTGACGAGCAGAAAAATCAGTTTGATACAGTCGGGCCTACCTTAGGGAGAGAATTATTTACCTCTGGGATGATCGCCCTGATTGTATCTTTTGCAGGCATCGTCATTTACTTAAACTTCCGCTTCCAATTAGACTACGCCGTATTTGCCATCATTGCCCTATTCCATGATGTCTTAATCACAGCAGGCATATTCTCAATTTTCGGTTTAGTTTTCGGTACTGAAGTCGATAGCTTATTTATCGTAGCTCTACTGACAATTACTGGTTTCTCCGTCAACGATACAGTAGTAATATACGATCGCATCCGAGAAACCCTAAAACTAGAACCCAATCGCCCCATCGCTGATATAGTCGATGATGCAGTAAACCAAACCCTGGGAAGGTCAATTAACACAACCTTGACTACCATGTTGCCACTGTTCGCAATCTATTTATTTGGTGGCGAAACCCTAAAAAACTTTGCTCTAGCTCTAATTTTTGGCTTCTTAGCAGGAGCTTATTCCAGTATCTTCATCGCCAGCACCCTACTAACACTGTGGCGTGAACGTACCAGTTCATCTACAGTATTACCAAACACAGAGGTAGCTGATACACAATAG
- the prmC gene encoding peptide chain release factor N(5)-glutamine methyltransferase — MTNRQANVVSGLQLWQWRIKANQAAIAHNIPIVEVDWLLQEIAGLDRLALRLESFKDCSEVPMGLSLDKLDQLWQRRLGDRLPVQYIAGVTPWRNFRLTVSSAVLIPRPETECLIDLAVAAVANSESALQLQQGHWVDLGTGSGAIALGLADAFPEATIHAVDCSLEALAIAQQNAQNTGLVDRMRFYQGRWWEPLTLLKGQFSGMVSNPPYIPSDIVPTLQPEVVNHEPHLALDGGADGLDAIRHLIEVAPSYLRPEGIWLIEMMAGQAEAVQALLLQQGSYSNIQIHSDLAGIERFALAEIARGMV, encoded by the coding sequence ATGACAAATCGACAGGCAAATGTAGTTTCTGGTTTACAACTTTGGCAGTGGCGCATCAAAGCAAATCAAGCAGCGATCGCTCACAATATTCCCATAGTAGAAGTTGATTGGCTATTGCAGGAAATAGCTGGTTTAGACCGCTTGGCACTGCGTTTAGAGTCGTTTAAAGACTGCTCTGAAGTGCCGATGGGTTTATCTCTGGACAAGTTAGACCAACTTTGGCAAAGGCGATTAGGCGATCGCTTACCCGTACAGTACATCGCTGGAGTCACACCTTGGCGCAACTTCAGACTTACGGTGTCGAGTGCTGTTTTGATTCCCAGACCAGAAACTGAGTGCTTGATTGATTTAGCTGTAGCTGCTGTTGCGAACAGTGAATCGGCTTTGCAGTTACAGCAAGGACATTGGGTAGACTTGGGAACTGGTAGTGGGGCGATCGCTTTGGGGTTAGCTGATGCTTTCCCTGAAGCCACAATTCATGCTGTAGATTGCAGTTTAGAAGCTTTGGCGATCGCCCAGCAAAATGCCCAGAACACAGGTTTGGTTGATAGAATGCGGTTTTATCAGGGTCGCTGGTGGGAGCCTTTAACTTTGCTGAAAGGTCAATTTAGCGGTATGGTATCTAACCCTCCTTATATTCCCAGCGACATCGTGCCTACGCTACAACCAGAAGTAGTAAACCATGAACCACATTTAGCCTTAGATGGCGGTGCGGATGGCTTAGATGCCATCCGCCATCTAATAGAAGTTGCCCCCAGTTATTTACGACCTGAGGGTATATGGTTAATTGAAATGATGGCAGGTCAAGCGGAAGCGGTACAGGCTTTGTTGCTTCAACAGGGCAGTTATAGTAACATTCAAATCCATTCTGACTTAGCTGGTATTGAGCGTTTCGCTTTAGCTGAAATAGCAAGAGGGATGGTTTGA
- a CDS encoding GNAT family N-acetyltransferase encodes MSYPQIQFRNRQSEVDLYQLQQLFNISAFWAKGRSIEDLGVAIANSDPVISVWDAERLIGFARATSDGIYRATIWDVVIHPDYQGNGLGSKLVETVLAHPRMRWVERVYLMTTNRQEFYEKIGFHANNSTTMVLYNQSRISSLATTEVQLQESLGG; translated from the coding sequence ATGAGCTATCCTCAGATCCAGTTTCGTAATCGCCAGTCTGAAGTAGACCTTTATCAACTCCAACAGCTATTTAATATTTCTGCTTTTTGGGCGAAAGGACGCAGTATTGAGGATTTAGGTGTAGCTATTGCCAACAGTGACCCGGTAATTTCCGTTTGGGATGCAGAGCGTCTAATTGGTTTTGCTAGAGCAACCTCCGATGGCATATATCGCGCCACAATTTGGGATGTTGTCATCCATCCAGACTACCAAGGTAATGGCTTAGGAAGTAAATTAGTCGAAACTGTCTTAGCTCACCCCCGCATGAGGTGGGTAGAGCGTGTATATTTAATGACTACCAACCGACAGGAGTTTTACGAAAAAATCGGCTTCCACGCTAACAACAGCACTACTATGGTGCTATATAACCAATCCCGAATTAGCTCTTTAGCTACTACAGAAGTTCAGCTTCAGGAATCGCTAGGGGGATAG
- a CDS encoding leucine-rich repeat domain-containing protein: MTQDELLILIEQAATEGWRELDLSGQELTELPGEIGKLQQLESLILGKQVGGYEWVGDRYLKKVSGNNLKTLPLELLGLPNLRKLDISGNPLERIPDLVTQILHLEELILIRVEITEIPEAIANLTNLTHLILFSNQITETPEAIAKLTNLTQLDLSDNQITEIPEAIANLTNLTHLILFSNQITEIPEAIANLTNLTQLDLGDNQITEIPKAIANLTNLTQLDLGDNQITEIPKAIANLTNLTHLILFSNQITEIPEAIANLTNLMQLDLSYNQITEIPKAIANLTNLTQLVLSDNKITEIPEAIANLTNLTQLDLSDNKITEIPETIANLTNLTELYFNYNKITQIAEAIAKLTNLTELHLSSNQITQIPEAIANLTNLTELYLNYNKITQIAEAIAKLTNLTELHLDGNQITQIPEALESLPKLEKLDLRGNPLPISPEILGSVYEVGSVEEIFNYLRLLRSGEVRPLNEAKLLLIGQGSVGKTSLIERLIHNKYDKNQPQTNGLNVETWNVQVNSKDIRLNVWDFGGQEIYHATHQFFLTKRSLYLLVCNCRTSEEENRIEYWLKLIESFGGQSPVIIVGNKKDEQPLDINRKALREKYPNIQAIIETSCQDNIGIDELRTSIFQQVANLKEVYDLLPLSWFEVKQQLESMPQDFITYNRYIGICHENKIPEEQDQDQLIDLLHRLGLVLNFRDHPILKDTNVLKPNWVTEGIYALLSDETLKTKSKGIFTPADLTRILNPERYPTKRHDYLIELMKEFELGFALECYPPQFLIAGLLPKDQPDATGLEGETLEFQYHYKVLPESIISRFIVKTHERIYNQIYWRSGVMLQYQEHNEIYNIARIKADPEDKKIFIAISGRKETRRLFLAILRDVFQQIHKSLPNLEITEWVPVPKHPNHPTLDYQELLGLESMGETTITIGKLKLKLDLRQLLDGYESLESRRKSQKDDPESDLVRINIYNNNHQGDFKPMTENKNNFQGAQVGIVNIGNEVKDKASQQVGDLTQTSGANINEIIQLINNLRQTVAQFPPASRDDIIIDIDDVEVEIQKPEKERNTPKLKKRLVALLTAASVAAAPIASVADFTNNVMELGSKLGIELIHPSP; encoded by the coding sequence ATGACCCAGGATGAGTTGTTGATACTGATAGAGCAAGCGGCTACTGAGGGTTGGCGAGAGTTGGATTTATCTGGACAAGAGTTGACTGAGTTACCTGGGGAAATTGGTAAGTTGCAGCAGCTTGAGTCTTTGATTTTGGGAAAGCAGGTTGGTGGTTATGAATGGGTAGGAGACCGCTATCTCAAAAAGGTTTCAGGCAACAATTTAAAAACGCTTCCACTCGAATTATTGGGTTTGCCTAATTTGCGTAAGTTGGATATTAGTGGCAATCCTTTAGAGCGTATTCCTGATCTGGTAACGCAAATACTACATTTAGAGGAACTAATCTTAATTCGAGTAGAGATAACCGAGATACCAGAGGCAATAGCGAATTTAACCAATCTGACGCATCTTATCCTCTTTTCCAACCAAATAACCGAGACACCAGAGGCGATCGCTAAATTAACCAATCTGACGCAGCTTGACCTCAGTGACAACCAAATAACCGAGATACCAGAGGCAATAGCGAATTTAACCAATCTGACGCATCTTATCCTCTTTTCCAACCAAATAACCGAGATACCAGAGGCAATAGCGAATTTAACCAATCTGACGCAGCTTGACCTCGGTGACAACCAAATAACCGAGATACCAAAGGCAATAGCGAATTTAACCAATCTGACGCAGCTTGACCTCGGTGACAACCAAATAACCGAGATACCAAAGGCAATAGCGAATTTAACCAATCTGACGCATCTTATCCTCTTTTCCAACCAAATAACCGAGATACCAGAGGCAATAGCGAATTTAACCAATCTGATGCAACTTGACCTCAGTTACAACCAAATAACCGAGATACCAAAGGCAATAGCGAATTTAACCAATTTGACGCAGCTTGTCCTCAGTGACAACAAAATAACCGAGATACCAGAGGCAATAGCGAATTTAACCAATCTGACGCAACTTGACCTCAGTGACAACAAAATAACCGAGATACCAGAGACAATAGCGAATTTAACCAATCTGACGGAGCTTTACTTCAATTACAACAAAATAACCCAGATAGCAGAGGCAATAGCGAAATTAACCAATTTGACTGAGCTTCACCTCAGTTCCAACCAAATAACCCAGATACCAGAGGCAATAGCGAATTTAACCAATCTGACGGAGCTTTACCTCAATTACAACAAAATAACCCAGATAGCAGAGGCAATAGCGAAATTAACCAATTTGACTGAGCTTCACCTCGATGGCAACCAAATAACCCAGATACCAGAGGCGCTTGAAAGTTTGCCGAAATTGGAAAAACTAGATTTACGGGGAAATCCGCTTCCTATTTCACCAGAGATTTTAGGATCTGTCTATGAAGTTGGTTCAGTTGAAGAAATTTTCAATTACTTGCGATTACTGCGTAGTGGTGAAGTACGTCCACTCAACGAAGCCAAGCTCTTGCTCATCGGACAAGGCAGCGTCGGCAAAACATCCCTCATCGAGCGACTAATCCACAATAAATATGATAAAAATCAACCTCAAACCAACGGACTCAATGTAGAAACTTGGAATGTGCAGGTCAATAGCAAAGACATCCGTCTCAATGTTTGGGACTTTGGCGGACAGGAAATTTATCATGCTACCCATCAGTTTTTTCTGACTAAGCGCAGTCTCTATCTCCTAGTCTGTAATTGTCGTACCAGCGAAGAAGAAAACCGCATCGAATATTGGCTGAAACTAATCGAAAGCTTCGGCGGACAGTCCCCGGTGATTATCGTTGGCAATAAAAAAGATGAACAACCCCTCGACATCAACCGCAAAGCATTACGGGAAAAATATCCTAACATCCAAGCAATTATCGAAACTTCCTGCCAAGACAATATCGGCATTGATGAACTTCGTACCTCCATTTTCCAGCAAGTTGCCAACCTCAAAGAAGTCTACGACCTTCTACCCCTTTCATGGTTTGAGGTTAAACAGCAACTCGAATCCATGCCCCAAGACTTCATCACCTACAACCGCTACATCGGCATCTGTCACGAAAACAAGATTCCCGAAGAACAAGACCAAGATCAACTCATCGACTTGCTGCATCGACTCGGCTTAGTTCTCAACTTCCGCGATCATCCCATCCTCAAAGATACCAACGTCCTTAAACCTAATTGGGTGACAGAAGGAATTTACGCACTTCTGAGTGATGAAACCCTCAAAACTAAAAGCAAAGGCATTTTTACCCCCGCCGATCTCACCCGCATCCTCAATCCAGAGCGTTACCCTACCAAGCGTCACGACTATCTGATTGAACTGATGAAAGAATTTGAGCTTGGCTTTGCGCTAGAGTGTTACCCACCACAATTCCTGATTGCGGGACTTCTCCCCAAAGACCAACCAGACGCAACAGGACTAGAAGGTGAAACCCTAGAATTTCAATACCATTACAAAGTTCTGCCCGAAAGCATCATTTCCCGCTTCATCGTCAAAACCCACGAAAGAATTTATAACCAAATCTATTGGCGCAGTGGCGTAATGCTGCAATATCAAGAACACAATGAAATTTACAATATTGCTCGCATCAAAGCTGACCCCGAAGACAAAAAAATCTTCATCGCCATTAGCGGACGTAAAGAAACCCGCCGCTTATTTCTTGCTATTCTCCGCGATGTCTTCCAACAAATCCACAAAAGTCTCCCCAACCTGGAAATCACCGAATGGGTTCCCGTTCCCAAGCATCCCAACCACCCGACCCTCGACTACCAAGAACTTCTGGGACTCGAATCAATGGGTGAAACCACAATCACCATCGGCAAACTCAAGCTTAAACTCGATTTGCGTCAACTTTTAGATGGTTACGAATCACTAGAATCACGCCGAAAATCACAAAAAGACGATCCAGAAAGCGATCTGGTTAGAATCAATATTTACAATAACAACCATCAGGGAGATTTTAAACCCATGACAGAAAATAAAAACAACTTTCAAGGCGCACAAGTAGGTATCGTCAACATTGGCAACGAAGTCAAAGACAAGGCCAGTCAGCAAGTTGGTGACTTAACTCAAACAAGCGGCGCAAACATAAACGAAATTATCCAATTAATCAACAACCTACGCCAAACTGTAGCCCAATTTCCGCCAGCAAGCCGCGACGATATTATTATTGATATTGATGATGTAGAAGTAGAAATTCAAAAGCCGGAAAAAGAACGCAATACACCAAAACTTAAAAAGCGTTTGGTGGCTTTACTAACTGCCGCGAGTGTAGCTGCTGCCCCGATCGCAAGTGTGGCAGACTTTACAAATAATGTTATGGAACTCGGCAGCAAATTAGGCATAGAGCTAATTCACCCTAGTCCTTGA
- a CDS encoding alpha-ketoacid dehydrogenase subunit beta, with translation MAETLFFNALREAIDEEMARDSSVFVLGEDVGHYGGSYKVTKDLYKKYGELRILDTPIAENSFTGMAVGAAMTGLRPIIEGMNMGFLLLAFNQISNNAGMLRYTSGGNFKIPLVIRGPGGVGRQLGAEHSQRLETYFQAVPGLKIVTCSTPYNAKGLLKSAIRDDNPVLFFEHVLLYNLKEDLPEKEYYLPLDKAEIVRSGKDVTILTYSRMRHHVTQAVKALEKQGYDPEVIDLISLKPLDLETIGASIRKTHKVIIVEEAMRTGGIAAELIASINDRFFDELDAPVLRLSSQDIPTPYNGTLERLTIVQPEQIVEAVQKMIALRV, from the coding sequence ATGGCAGAAACACTATTCTTCAACGCTCTGCGGGAAGCCATTGATGAAGAAATGGCTCGTGATTCCAGTGTCTTCGTTCTAGGTGAAGACGTAGGACACTATGGTGGCTCCTACAAAGTCACTAAGGATTTATATAAAAAGTATGGTGAACTCAGAATTTTAGACACTCCCATCGCCGAAAACAGTTTTACTGGTATGGCGGTAGGTGCTGCAATGACCGGATTGCGGCCGATAATTGAAGGTATGAACATGGGCTTTCTGCTCCTAGCCTTTAACCAAATCTCCAACAATGCGGGGATGCTACGCTATACTTCCGGCGGTAACTTTAAAATTCCCTTGGTCATTCGTGGCCCTGGTGGTGTAGGTAGACAGTTGGGTGCAGAACACTCCCAACGCTTGGAAACATACTTCCAAGCAGTTCCAGGGTTAAAAATCGTTACCTGCTCTACACCATACAACGCTAAAGGACTGCTAAAATCAGCTATCCGCGACGATAACCCCGTTCTATTCTTTGAACACGTCCTGCTTTATAACTTGAAAGAGGACTTACCGGAAAAAGAATACTACCTACCTTTAGATAAGGCAGAAATTGTCCGTTCTGGTAAAGATGTGACAATCTTGACTTACTCGCGGATGCGTCATCACGTCACCCAAGCGGTAAAAGCTTTAGAAAAACAAGGTTACGACCCAGAAGTAATTGATTTAATATCCCTCAAGCCATTAGATTTAGAAACAATTGGTGCATCAATCCGCAAAACCCACAAAGTCATCATTGTGGAAGAAGCCATGCGAACCGGGGGTATTGCAGCAGAACTAATCGCTTCCATTAACGATCGCTTTTTTGATGAATTAGATGCGCCAGTTCTCAGGCTATCATCTCAAGATATTCCTACACCATACAACGGTACTCTGGAGCGCCTAACAATTGTTCAACCAGAGCAAATTGTCGAAGCTGTGCAGAAAATGATTGCGTTGCGCGTATAG